Below is a genomic region from Nitrospirota bacterium.
ATTGGTCCCCATATTGATCACTGATACGGAGTCGGAATATTCATTGGTAATATAGGCTTTCGAAGTAGTGGAGTTGATGGCAACTCCGTAAGGGGCCAAGCCGACGTTAATCGTCGCCGTAACGGTATTGGTCGAGGGTGTGATCACACTGACGGTATTGGAAAAGTGATTAGCGACCATAATTCTGGAGGTTGATGTATTGATATCTATCCCCAATGGGCCTGATCCGACGGAAATCGTCGTTGAAATGGTATTATTGGTTAAATTAATGACCGAGACAGTGTTGGAGCCGTAGTTTGTAACATACGCGCTGTTGTTGGCCGCGTTAATGACCACCCCTTCGGGATCGGTTCCGACAGCCACAGTCGCCGTGACGCTGTTATTTGAGAGATTTAGGATCGAGACCGTGTCTGATTTGGAGTTGGCGACGACCGCCGTATTGGTCGATGAATTGACGGCAATCCCTCTCGGACTGCTTCCGACCAGAATAGTCGCGGTAATAGCATTGTTCGATAGGGTAATGACGCTGACGGTATCGGACTGTTCATTGGCGATGTAGGCTTTGTTGGTACTGTTATTGATGGCGACGCCGTAAGGATGGGAACCAACCGTAACGGTGGTCGTCGAAAAGTTGGTCGCGTTGATAATGGTCACGGTATTGCTGTTGTGGTTTGAGACTACCCCTTTGTAGGTCGAGGGGTTATAGGCGCCGCCGCGAGGTTCATTACCGACTGAGACGGTAACAACTGATGGAGTCGCAGAATAAAGCTTGGAGAGGGTTAAGATACTGATACTCCCGATCAGGAGAAAAAAGATCAGCGCTCGTTTATAAGAGAAATACGGAGTCATTTTCATCTATCTACCCTTCCCTTGTTTCATAAAAACCCTTCCCATCTATCAAAAAATTACCTCTTTGAAGAGCCGATCGGCTTTCATTTCTTTCCCTGATTTTGTGAAAAAGGTCACTTCGGAGGCCTGGCCGTAGTTGGCCGCAACCATGACCCGGTCTACCGGCTCTCCGTCAATTAACGGATATAAAGCTGCGACCTGCACGGGAAGAGTGAAACTGGCATAGGCATTGAGGACGCTGATCTGCCCGGATGGAAAAGTCACAGGAACAGACGCTGTAGAACTTGAAAATGTTCCCGTGGAAGCTGATGTGCTATAAGACGTTGATGAGGCAAACTGTGGGATCAACCGAACCGTAAATACCGTTCCAACCGGAATGTTGCTGGCTGCCAGAGTCACAGGAACTGGATTGGTGGTCCCCTGCGGGAGGTTTACGTCGGCAGATGAATACGAACCGCCCGGCACTGATGGCGCTGGAACTGCCCCTATTGAGGCAAAAGTTAATGCGGGTAGATTGGCCAAAGCGGGATTACTCCCTGTTCCAGACGGACTAGGTGTCAATGACGTATAAGGTACAGGCGAAGAAGAGCCTGTAAAAGATTGTGAAAAAGCTTCCAGACGAATCATTCCGGGTTTTCCACTTGTGTTGGCGTCGGAGCCGTATAAAGTGTATCCGCTAGGACCTCCACCTACAGCCTGGAGGCTTCCCGTTCCAGAAATTGTCGGAGCCACTAAACGAATTGCACCGCCGCTGCCGCTCCCCCCTGTGTTTGAATAATCATAGTAACAAGATCCTCCTCCGCATCCGGCTATTTGCCATATGGTGTTTTTTCCACCTACCCCGCCGTTTGCAGTAATAGATCCGGAAATCACGATCTGGGTAGAAGAGGAAATCAATATTGCGCCTCCTCCACCCGCGCCAGAAGCCCCGGTGTAGCTTGAGCTGCTATAGCCCCCCGATCCACCGGAACCTCCAAACAATGGAATTAATGAGGTAAAAGAGGGATTTGCTCCGTAGGAGCCACCCTGTCCGAAATACCAGGTGCCATAATATTGAAAGATATAACAGCACGTCCCTCCGCCAGGTCCCTCCCCATCAAAGGGTGCCGTGTTATTGGCTGCCCGCATCCCGCCAGAACCTCCGGGAAAACCTCCTGGTCCACCGATTCCACCAGCATTGACCATCGATCCCCCGCTTGATAGTGCCAGGCCGTTCGAACCATTCACGCTAATCGTTCCTGCGATATTCACATCTCCGGTGGCAAGAATCGTTACAGTAGTATTAGCCGTATTTGGGGCAAAGGTGACAGTGACACCCGTTGGGATAGTAACGGTGGTAAAGTTTAGAATGCCGCTTGATGGCACGGTTAGACTCATGCTCGATGTGGGAGCAAAAGCGCCATCGGCTCCGGTACTCCCGCTGCTGTAGACTTGAGCCTCTGCATTAAAGGACCAGAGCAGGAGTAATAGAAGACCTACTCCGCCCAATTTTATTTGATAGAACACTTTGTTAGATTTCATCTTTAACTCCTTTTAATAATGAATATTAACCGTCATTAAGGCATTGAAACACTTTCCGGCGACGCCACAGCAGTTGAGCTTCCTGAAGGTAAAACCGTGGCTGGCGGTGGGTTTAAAACACTGAGTGGAAAGGTCGCCACGGAATCAGGACCCGACAGATTTTGAGTAACCAAGGGTGTTAAATAGACACTTAACGCCCGTGTCGTTGTAAATCCTGGGCCGGACGGCCTGGTATTTTGCAAACTTGGCATAAATACGCTTAAAGGAAAAGTCGTACTGGTTGTGGGCAACGGGCTTTTGACAATTACCATCACCGTTCCGCTTTGCCCTGTACCAAGAGAGGTTGTCACGGAAAAGGGATAAGACCCAACCGGAACATTTGAAGCTATTTTAAGGTTAATCGGCAATTGGGTTGATGTTCCCTCGGAGAGAATCGTCGCGGTAATCCCGGCCTGATTAAATGAAACTGACGTGGCATTGGTGAGATTAAAACCGGTAATAATCGTATTATAATTCGTGCTCCCCTGGGCAACAGGATTGGGACTAATCCCGGTAATCACAGGTAACTGGAGAACAGTAAAAGGTATTGGAGAAATAGACGTTCCATTTAAATTAGTCACCGTTACCAATCCTGTTGTCGCATTAGCGGGCACCGTGGTAACGATGGAATTTACGGTGGATGAAATCACCGTGGCTGCCGTTCCGTTAAAACTGACCTGATTGTTTGAGGCAAGGTTATCAAACCCATATCCGCGGATTTCCACCTGTGTGCCGATAACTCCCTTTGAGGGTAAAAGGAGAAAGATTCCTATGCCTGAAGCGGATGATGAGTATTTCTGAATAGAGAGCAGATTTCCAACGGTATCATAAGTATAAACCGCCATGTTCCCCTGACCATCCGTGGCGCCCACCAGTCTCCCCAATTCATCATAAAAATAGTTGGCCTGGTCTGCTTGCGGAACCACGACGCTGCAAAACAGAAACAATCCTGCCAGGAGTAGTTTAGTAATTGGTCTTTTTAGCCAGCTTTGTTTCATTTCGTTCCTTCTTCATGGCGTTTTGATAAACCGGGGTTGTCTTCGCATTCCGAATTTTGTCCATTTCAGTTTTGTTGAGTGGCCGGGAGTTCTTAAGCGACGTTTCCTGGACCGGCCGCCCCTCCTCATCTACAATCCGGTCCCAGACAAAATCGGCCGGCATCAACGGAGCCAGTTTGGGGTATTCTTTGCTTGTGGCCGAACCTAATCCCAACGCCTTGTCGCTGTTGTGGCAACTCTCACAGCTCCGGACTTCCGTTCTCACGGTATGCGGAATCGTCTGATTATGCGCAAATCCCAGGGTCCCTTTTGCCGTCGTTTGAGGCCGGTATTTGTAAACCTCTTTGCCGGTTTCGTCGATGAGGGTATAGACAACTGAACTTCGGGGTACAAACGGGGCATATTTTCCCCGGTGGTCTATTCCTAAGGGATAGTCGTATTCAGGAACCCGAATTCCGGCGGTCAAAGTGTAAAGACCAAAGTCGCTTTGTTTGTCTTCCAGATGATCGTATGAGACATGAATCGGAGTCGGCTGTTTGGTCAGATCAATCTTGATATGGCATCCCATACATTTGGGCACCCAGCCGGTATGGCAGGCGTAGCACTCCATCTTTTCCATATGCCCCGGTATCTGGTGCGCGGCGATATAGGGGCTTGCGTCGCCCCCTCCACCGGCGAAGCCGGATGGAGCCTCCCCCTCTCGCTTGCTTTGCTCGCGGGTTTTAGTTTTGATTCCATCTTTGATCTGAGTTACAGGATGTTCCTTGCCATCTATTTTTGAAATCAGGGTCATTTTAATTTTGCCTTCGGGTAAGTTTTCTATTTTGATATTGGGGAGTTTGTTCCCAAATGCGGTAACCCCCGTTCCGTAATCATTTTGCGTTCCATGGCAGGTCTGACAGCGGATTTCGAGTTGATAGTTCTTTTTGACATACATGTTCCCGTCGCCATGGATTTCATTGATCGTATGGCAATCAATACAGACCATCCCTTTTTCATAATGGATATCGGGGATCTGGTCGGTATAGGTGTGGCCATGCTCCAGGTCCTGGGGATAAACGTCATATCTGGCCGGGGCTTCCATCCTGCCGGTGAAGGTGAGACCGATACGATTCCCTCCGGCATGGCAGGTCGCGCATGTCTGAACGGGAACTTTTTTGGTAAAGAGATGCTTGATCGGATGGCCCGGCTCTTTTTTGGGGATGGTCGGGTCTCCGCTCTGGCTGTATCCTTCGGCGTCATAGGTCATGTGACAGGCGGCACAGCCGGTTCCCCGGTAATCGGCTTTCCGCTGAACCGGTTGGGTCCAGAGATGACATTGGAAACACTCTTTTCGCATCAGATCAACCAGGACATT
It encodes:
- a CDS encoding IPT/TIG domain-containing protein encodes the protein MKQSWLKRPITKLLLAGLFLFCSVVVPQADQANYFYDELGRLVGATDGQGNMAVYTYDTVGNLLSIQKYSSSASGIGIFLLLPSKGVIGTQVEIRGYGFDNLASNNQVSFNGTAATVISSTVNSIVTTVPANATTGLVTVTNLNGTSISPIPFTVLQLPVITGISPNPVAQGSTNYNTIITGFNLTNATSVSFNQAGITATILSEGTSTQLPINLKIASNVPVGSYPFSVTTSLGTGQSGTVMVIVKSPLPTTSTTFPLSVFMPSLQNTRPSGPGFTTTRALSVYLTPLVTQNLSGPDSVATFPLSVLNPPPATVLPSGSSTAVASPESVSMP
- a CDS encoding YncE family protein, translated to MKMTPYFSYKRALIFFLLIGSISILTLSKLYSATPSVVTVSVGNEPRGGAYNPSTYKGVVSNHNSNTVTIINATNFSTTTVTVGSHPYGVAINNSTNKAYIANEQSDTVSVITLSNNAITATILVGSSPRGIAVNSSTNTAVVANSKSDTVSILNLSNNSVTATVAVGTDPEGVVINAANNSAYVTNYGSNTVSVINLTNNTISTTISVGSGPLGIDINTSTSRIMVANHFSNTVSVITPSTNTVTATINVGLAPYGVAINSTTSKAYITNEYSDSVSVINMGTN